Part of the Thamnophis elegans isolate rThaEle1 chromosome 10, rThaEle1.pri, whole genome shotgun sequence genome, TGACACGCCAGGCGGGAGGCACGCAGACCAGCTGTGGAGCAACCGCACACTCAGAGGCCGTGCTGGGAGAGGGCCCCCCATCGGCCCTCCTTGCGCGGCCCCTCCCCCAGGCGGGGTGGGCTCTGGAGCCAGAGGGGCCCCTGCTGCCAAGCTCAccccaaggaggggggggggagggctcagCTCCCAGGGAGGAGGCCAGGCGCCCCCCCTCCTACCTCCAAGAAGGATTCGATGGCTGCCACCGGGTGCAGGAGGAGGGTCAGGGCAAAGGCGTAAAGGGCCACCACGGAGACCACGAAGAGATCTGGGGAGGGAAGAGGGGTCAGCTGCCTCCTGCGGCCCCTTCCCCAGCAGAGAGAGAGGCCCTGCCTGCTCCCCCCCCACCATCCGTGGGGGGCTGGCGGTGATACTTTTTGCATGCCAGCGCTTCCCTCTGGCGGGGGCCccaagtcctccccccccccccaaccggtCCCTGctcaggggtgggtggggatgCGGGTGCAGCCTCTGCAAGGCTCCCCCCCGCCAGCCAAGCAGCTCTTCCCCCCCAGGGCCACGTACAGTTCCTGTAGCAGGGCTGGCGGAAGGGCCGGCCCTTGGAGAAGACCACGGCCACGATGAGGTACTGGAAGATGGAGATGAAGAAGAGGGTGGTGTTCTCGTAGTTGCGGATGTTGTGCTCGTCGTGATGGGAGACGTTACCCGGCGGGGAAGCGTTGGAGGCAGCCGAGAGGTTGCAGGCGCTGGAAGAGaagcgggaggggggggttggGCTCAGCCAGGCCCaggcccagggagggagggagggagggggggagcctGCACTCGGCAGCCAGACCGACCCTAAAGAAGCCTTTGGGGGAACTGGGGTGCCCCCCTCTCCTTGCCAGGCATTCTGCAGGCTAAGCAGGGAAGCGTCTCTTTCATCGGGGGtggagtggggggtgggtggcATCCCCaatcctgccccctcccctcagCCGCCAAAATGCCCTTTGGCAGCAGCCAATCGCCCCACCTTCCACGTACCCCTCCCGGCCACACTGACACCAGTGGGAACCCACAGCACCCCGGAATCTGGTCCCTGCCCAGTCCCAGCCCAGCTGCAGGGCCCCCCAAGGCCCCCCCTGCCCTGAGCGGCCTTCCCACTGGCCCCGTAGGAGGTGCCCGTGTTCCCCCTCTTGGCTCCAGAGCCTCGGCTGGGCAAGGCCTGGGGCGGCTTCAGCGGCCTCCCTCCGGCCAGGATGGACCTGGGCCATTCCGATCCGGGGCCACGCTGGGAGCAGAAACTCGGGGAGGACGGGAGCTTCCCTTCATCGGACGCTCGGAGTGGCTCGGCTGAGGCCCCACGGAGAGAGAATTGGCGCAATCGGCATAAAACATTTAACTTCCCATCTCTCCCCAATTTAGGTTTCCGCCTCGTAATGAAATTGGCTCCAAAGGGCCAAAACATTAGGAAGCCTCCGTCCAAAAGGACAAGATGGTGAAGGAGAAAATATTCAGATCCTAAACCAGCCCCGTCTCTTCCCGCCATCCGAAGCGCAGAGGGTGAAAATGCTCTGCCTTTGAAAAATAACAAGGCGGAAAAGCTGCTCCTGATTCTTTGGCCTcccagacgggggggggggggggggggctctctctTCCCTACCAGAGGCCTGGCCTTCCTCTGCTGGAGAAAGAagtggcagggggagggagggagggggcgcttGTAAAAGGGAGAAGCCCATTTGAGGAGCCCACCTGGGGCTGGGGACGGGGAGGAGGGTTTCGGCTGCCCTTGAACTGTGCCTGGAACAGGCATCCCCCCCAACTGCCCACGGCTTTTAAGAGCCCTTACAGGTACTTGGCAGAGCCCTGGGGGGCAAAGACGGCACCCTGCAGCCTTAGGGGCCTTTTAGGGGCAAGGAAGGAGCGCTGGCTCACAggcccctcctcttcctcctcctcctcctctcggagCAACTCTTCCCATCTCCAGGCGGGCAACAGccttctctgaacttggtgggaAGCAGCCCCCTGGCAGCGAGTGAGTGGGGTCAGGATTTCTGTGGGGCCACGCAGCGGTGCCCGACTGTTAAGCCCCGAGGCTCCGCTGAGACCGCCGGAAACAAGGCAAGAGCCGCTCTGCTGGGTGGGGTCAAGACCTGCCTTAGCCCAGCGCCTGGATTCTCCCGGGCTCCAACTGGGCGCCTCTCTTCTGCAATTGGGGCTGGGGGCAGGTGGCATGGGGAGGGAGTTTTCTCAGCGCTCAAAGCAGAGAAGTGctgagaaaagggggggggggggctgagccgaggtggcgcagtggttaaatgcagcactgcaggctactgctagatcagcaggtcagcggttcaaatcccaccggctcagggttgactcagccttccatccttccgaggtgggtaaaatgaggacccggattgttgggggcaatatcctgactctctgtaaaccgcttagagagggctgaaagccctatgaagcggtatataagtctaactgctgttgctattgctgccAAGCTGGACAGTTTCACAGGGTGCAGATGTTCCGATGGCCACCAGGTGACACCAAAAGGCTCAACTTGCTAAAGcactctgctgccatctagtgggggAAGGCTCAGAATGACGATTTCCTGAATCCCAGCTCAAGAAACACACGCGTGCCCTGCTCCGTGGCCTCTCGTCACGAACGCTCTCTCTGCGCCACGGCTGGGGAACGGTTATCCGCTGCCGAAGTCATGGCGACTGAGGTGGCTTCGGAAGAGCTACGGAAGCAGCAGGAAAGGGGCTCGCCAGTGGAAGCCGGGAGAGCCTCACCAGCCACAGCCACCTTTCTCCTCGGGGCTGCAGGGAGACCTCAAGCGCGCTGGACGAGCCTGCTGGGCACTTACTCTGAGGAGGGGCTCCACGTCTCGTACCAGGGCTGCTGCTTGACCCACAGGAAGCCGAGGACCTGGAAGCCCAGGCAGATGAGGATCTGGGACAGGACGGAGAAGAGGAGGGCCCCCGAGATGAGGCCGGAGGGCGGCCGCTGGGCCACCAGCTCTTTCCACGCGGGGTTCAGGCTCActgcagggagagggggggggggaaggggcagTCAGGGAAGTCGGCCCACACGCCACCAGGGCAGCCGAAGTCTCGGGACTGACACCAAGGAGACTCTTTGGAAGAGACCGGCTGAGTTCAGACACAGGGACCAATCAGGGGAGGTTGCAAAGGACGAGGAGGTTGGGCCTCTTGgggccttcccctcctcccccccccccgcgtggggcAAAATGGGCCAGGAACCCCTGCGCTGCAGAAGAGCCTCAAGGGAGCCACCAGGCCGGGAGGGGGAGGACAAGCCCGCTCGGGACCCAGCGCCTCCTCCCTCATCTCTCTGCAGCCAGGTGGGGATCCCAGCGCTCCAGATCGTCCtcctgggagtgggggggggagcgctCGCTCTCCCAGCACAAGCCCCCACCCAGAGGTCCCAGCCGGTCCTACTCACTGGTGAAGACCAGCACCAAAATGATGGCCAGGTCGATGAAGAGGAACTGAAAATCTCCCAGGTTGCTCTGGACCTGCAGAAGAGAGTTTGCACCCCCATCAGGGGATGGAGAGGGGAGGACAGCTACTcctcccccctgcctccccccctccctctgagcTTCGTGATCTCCCTTTAGAGCCCTCCCTCTCCAGCCCTCCCCCCACTACTCTCTCAAAGAGGGGGGGCTCAACACTTCCCCCTCCTCCTGAAGCACCCAGATCCCGACCCTCCCCCTGAGCTTCCTGCTGCCCCAGGCGGCCTTCCTCTCCCCTGGCAAGCCGCTTCCTTGCCGCAGCCCAGGCCCAAATCCCCCCCGGTCCTCCTGCTCCGGGAAAGCTGCTGGGCTCCGGGACAGATTCTGGTTCCCTGGGCGCCTTTTGAGGCACAGcagcccccccccgggggggggacaCACAGGCGCagtgcagggctgggggaaggtgcCCGGggacgtccccccccccccccaggagggcCAGAGACTCACGGAGTAGAGCAGAGTCACGCTGAGGTACTGGATGATGCTGTATAGAGCCATGAATTTGAAGACGCAGAAGGAAGTCATCAGGGCCGCCCGGCCTTCCCTGACGGAGCAAAGCAGCCGCTGGGTGGAGGCAACCACAGGCCCGCCCCCACTTTTCCTCGTGGGGGGGGGAGCCAAGAATTCCTGCTCGGCCCCATCTCAGGAGGGAGGGGCCcttggggggggcagggagagccCCCCGCTGTTCGTCTTGTGCAGGAAGGAAGCAGCAGGCGTCTCAGGGCCCAAGCGGGAGGCAGCCTGGGGGCTCCCATGCCTCCCCCCCTGGGAACAGGAGACCCCCTGCCCTCCCAGGGAAGGGCGCGGCTGCCCTGGCATGAGACCCACCTTGGCGGGGGAGCCTGGGCCCGAGGGGCCTATTCCGTGGCCCCCGTGTCTCCCCCCTCGGCAGACCTCAGCATGGTTCCCCTGCCCCCGGAAGAACCAGCCGCCCTGGCACTCGGCccgatgggggtggggggctctgGCTACACAATGCGCAGCCCTTTACCTGATGAGGTTGGGCACGCAGGCGATGCTGGCCGTCCTGGAGGTGAAGGGAGAAGCGACGGAGGCCTCCAGCTCGGAGAGGGAAATGCCGCCATGGGCCCTCTTGAGAGCCTGTGCAAGGAGAAGGGGGGCTGAGGGGGCCCCTCTTTGGACCCACCTGAGCagccgtggggggggggaaggggggggaatacTCACGCCACAATCGTTCGCGCCGTCCCCGCACATCCCCACGTGGTAGCTGCAAGGGACAGCAGGGAGGGTGAGCAGGACGGGTGGGGAGAGGGCGTTccagggacaccccccccccgggagaGTCCCCCAGGAAAGGTTCCCACAAACCGCTTCCCTGGATGTACCCGACCTGCCCCCTTGGATGACCGGCCTTCAGGGGGCCAACGGAAGCAAAAGCCCTCctcggcagccccccccccacttctgggAAAGGGCCCCAGGAGAGTGAAGGGGCCGTGGGCAGGAGGGGGCGCTCTCGGGGCTGGGAGAgaggaactcccccccccccaatctgcccAGGGCTCAATAGCCACAGGCCGCCACCCGCTTGGCTTGTGCCACCCGGCCAaagcagctgacagggcagcccCAGTGGGACAGAGCCCTTCCCCTCCCATCAGGCCCAAAAGGGTTTGCAGCTCTTCTGAACCCGGGAGGACCAGGTCCTGTGGGGCAGAGGTCAGAGTCCCAGGAGGGCTCTCCTCGCTGGGGGGCAACTGGCAGGGCAGAGCGGGCAGCCGAGCAGGAGGGAAAAGGCTGGCAGAGGAGCAGCCCCCAGCAGCAGAGCCCAAGGccaggttcccccccccagtCTCCTGACCCCcagcagtcccccccccccccagggcagaGTTGCTGCTTGTGGCGAggggcccagcagcagcagcagcagcagccaggtTCTGCCTGGtcttgggggggggcggggggggggggctgcccttgTGTACTTACTCTACGTTTTGCAGGGCCTCCACCAGCTGCGTCTTTTGGTCGGGGGCCATTCGGGCAAAGACAGTGCCGTGCAGAACGAGCTGGAAGGCAAAGGGGGGGGTGTCTCTCAGCACTCGGGGGGGGCGGGAGGAGAGGCAGACAGGAGAAGGGGTGctggtgcgtgtgtgtgcgtgccaaCAGGGGGAAAAGTTGAAGGCAGGAAGGTTCTTTCCCTCCAGGCAATTCAGCACCTTTTCACTCTGCTGCATTTCTCAGGGtgaagggggggggtgtctctctaGAACTGCTGCcgtgtcccccccctcccccccccgtggGAAAGCCTCAGAAAGGCCCAAGGAAGGGCAGGCTCTTCCAAGGCTGGGAAAAGCCCGAGGGGAGAAGCTCTGTAGGGGGCTGGGGGAGATGCCGGTGTGGGGAGGGGGCTCCTTCCCCCCCAGGGCCACACAGGCCCCCCCTGGAACTGCCCCCCAGAGACCGACCTTGGGCACCAGGTCCTGGAAGTGCTCCTGGATGACAGCGAAGGACTTCCCGTTCATGGCAAAATGGAACCTGGTTTTGGGGGAATCTTCGTCGTTCTGCTGGGCAAGTTTAATGGGAATATCCTGCAAGAGAAGAAACGGCCCCCTTTCAGTtcagacccccccaccccaccccacccccggggATTCTTCCGGCAGGAAAGAGTTAAGCGCAGCTGCCACAGGAAGCACCTCCTGGACAGACGTTTGACCTATAAAGCCAACAAAGTTGGTCACTGCCACCTAGACCTGGCAAagacaggtgtgtgtgtggggggggggaatgggggggggggcggagcgcTGACCCAACATAGAAGCAGATTTAATGCCTGACCTGAAAGCCCTGCGGATTTAGTCCTGATTAGGCTTCCCATCTAAGGGAGAccaattctttattttattcattaaggtTTTATGCTGCTGACCTCTCTGACAAAGGATTCTGGGCAGCAACTTATGAAACaagtaaaaaattaaaataccaaACCTTAAAAAACTACAGAGATTAAAATGGTATTAAaatgcagaaggaaggaagagggcggAGCCAATCATCAGGAACGGGGCCGTCCAAGGAGGACCCAGCTTCAAAGAAAATACATGGGAAGCCCCCCCTTCCAGGCCCACCAAGGCATGCCACTCAGGGCAGCccccgccccctccccctcccaaggGTGGACGGCTTGTTGGGGCCAAATAGGGGGCATGGACCACCCCTCTGGAGACCCTCCCCCCGTTACCCAAGTCCCTTGGGGGGCCCAAAGGTGAggacagctggactttcttgggttttctccccttctcctctgagggggggggggggctgcttcttcttctcctcctcctcctcggaggCCCCTTTTCTCccggctcttccttccttccccccaggGCCCCTTTTCTCCCCAGGGCCCAGCTTCCCTCCCGGCTGAAAGGGCAgacttggggggggaggggggaaagagtgtatctgtgtgtgtgttgagtgAGGGCCTTTGCCTCTCACTGCTGGCTCTCCCCTGAGGTGCCCCTGGGGCAGAAGGGTCTCTCCGGGCCCTCCAGAGGACACCCCCTGCCCCCCTTACCTCTGAGTTGATGGTGGGCGTGGGGTCGTGGGCCCTCTCCAGGGCATCGGCATGGTGCCACTTGATCCTGGCGGGGTGCCCGTCCTTGGGAGGTAGCGCTTCAGCCACAATGACCTTGTCCTGAGGTAGAATCATGCCACAGTCCCGAGCCACGGAGATGGCGGTCAGCATGTTGTCCCCTGTGAAGCAAAGGGAGTTTGGCCAGTCCTCATGCCAGCTGCCcttcacgcacacacacacactgcccttAGCACTCTGGCCTTTCCAAAGCCCTGGGAGGGGGCTGGAGGCCCTTCCTTAAGGAAGCCGGAAGGCCTCCAGGGCTCCCTGCTGattgccagccccccccccccacggcccCTCCCCCCATGTTCATCTTAAGAGagcaaagaagggaaggaagaaccaGAAGCAGGGCTAGGCTTGGATTCTCCTGACTGAAGGATGGCTCCCCATTGGGCTTCGGGTTCTCCCCCCACAGGGGAGGCTGCagggaatccttccttcctccctcccttccttccttccaggaagGGGCACCTGAACCCAGCAAAGCCtgctggggagggggctggggggggccgCCGAAGGGCCTCTATCTGATGGCGGCTCCCACTCTTTTCCTACCCCAGCCCGAGAGGTGCCTCAGCCACAAGGCCAGGGTCCCTGCCGCCTCCCCCGCCCTCCCTCCTTCACGCtcacagccgggggtgggggcaggggaaTGCTCCGAGCGAGAGGGGAGGGCCAAGCGCTGCGCCAGGAGGGCTCTCCCCTCACCCACCTGTGACCATGACGGTGCGGACGTTGGCTTTGTGCAGGTCCCGGAGGACGGCGGGAGTTTCCGGCTTCAGCTTGTTCTGCATTACGATCAGCCCCAAGAAGTCCAGGTTGGTCTCTATGGCGTCTCTAGGGCAGGAGAGGCGGCACCATGGGGGTCTTTGCAAGGGCATCAGGGCCCCCTTAgaatcccctccccctttccactGGAGCGGCCCAGGATTCGCACCCGGCAGACCCAGCCCCACCAGCCTCTCCAGAGCCCCAGCTCTCTCTCAGGTGCCGGCAGAGCCCAGGACGGGGCACTCGGCTGCCAGGGGGAGGAGGAGCTGccggagaggcagggagggggggtgGCAAAGGCCAGGGGACGGAGCAGACCCGGGCGGAGAGAAGGAAGCGCCTCAGCCCTGCACCACAGATCCCCTGCCAGGAGCGGGCAAGGCTGGCGGCCACTCTGAGAGCAGAGGCTCCTGGGAGGTCCTGCTCAGTgcgggcgtgtgtgtgtgtgtgtgtgtgtctgcttcAGGTTGGGGCCCAGGCAGAGCCTTCGGATGGATCCCTGTGCTTGGGCAGGGTGTGGAGGGCAACCCCAAGGACGTCGCTGGGGTTCCAGCCCCTTCTTCCTCTGGGCCCCCCCTCCACTCACCGGGCCACGTTCTGCACCTTGTGCCAGGTGAGCTTGGACTCCAGCTTCCTGTGAGCCAGAGCGATCACCCGGAAGCCCTGCCTGGTGTAGTCCTCCAGCACCCGCTCAAAATCCGCCGGCACTGGGGATGGAAGAGAGGCCACCGGCTGAGGCTCACGCCGGCAGCGCCCCGGCCAGCCTCCCCCCTGGGCGGTGGGGCAGGGGAGCCggagccagggatggggggggggggagggaggcttaCCGGTGGCTGGCTTGCAGAGCCCTGCGACCACTTCCGGGGCCCCTTTCATAAAGGCGTCCATCTTCTTCTCCCCCAGGATCCGGGCCACCACGCACATCCGCTGAAGCGCGGAAGAGAAGGGGAACTGGCGCACGATCCCGATTTCGTAGCTGGCCTGGTCAAGGGAGGGGCAGGTGAAGGGAGGGGCTTGAGGACCAGCCGGCAGGCGGGcgagggggcagggggagcacTCACCGACAGCTGGAACAGCTCCtgcaagggaaggaggaggagaggagagtttTTTCTGCAGGGTGGCCTGGCACGGAAGCCTCCCCAGCAgcccggggggtgggtgggtgagagggCCCTGAGCCACGTGAGCCCCCCCCCAAGACGGCTCGCAGTGTGTGTGTCCCCGGCCGTCCCGCAGCTGGGCAGAGCCTGGGCTCCCCTGAGGCGGCCCTGGGGGTGTCTGCCGGAGGAGGCCgagggtggggaagggggaggaagggggaccCACCATTTCCTTGTTGTTCCCAGCGTTGAAGTCCGGGAGAAGCTGCTTAGCCGGCCGGACAACCGTGGGCATAATCCGGTTGTGAAGGGCCGTTTCCTCCTCCGTGGCCTCTTCCAGCACCTGGAGGGACGAGAGGCGTCCATCAGCCCCAGAGAGCCCAAGCCGGCAGAGGGGGGgccctgcccccaccccaccccaccccaggcagCTTCTGCCCCTCACCCATCCGGTGGCTTCGAACATCTTCAGATCCAGCGGATCCCCAGAGAGCACCCCTTCGATCTTGGTGAGGGAGTGGCACGTGGCCATGCAGGCCACGAAGGGCGACCGCACCAGGCTCTCCTTGCAGGCCCTCTCCTCGGGCAGCTGGAAGCTGAAGggggcagaggcagggagggagggtgaggaaggcgccTCTGGCCACAGCAGACTCACCCTCCCTTCAAGGGAAGGGGCAACCCAAGCACCAAGGGGAGGGGGCCGACctacaagcccccccccaagccctGGGCAGGTGGGGCGGCCCTCAGGGTCCCGGGCACCCAGTGGCTGAGGAGCAGGAGAGGGTTTTGCTCCCCTCTGATTCACCTGGCACTTTCCACCCTTTGGATGCCCCAGAGGTCCAGGCCATCCTCCGTCAGGGTCCCGGTCTAGgggaaagaagggcgctttaggCAGAGTGGGGGCTGAGGGACCGAGAGCCCCCCCCTGGCTTCACCTTTGCAGCCTTTGGGGGCCACAGTCAGAAAGACCCAACCTCAGACAAGCCCACTGAAGGCCACGGAAACCCTCCCAAAAGTGGCCAGGAAAGAG contains:
- the ATP13A3 gene encoding probable cation-transporting ATPase 13A3 isoform X1 — translated: MDNEENVLQEGEEEELKIYGYNFCRWKLVFVAGGVLCSGGLLLLLLYWMPEWRVKATCQRASLRHCQVVLLRTTDEFQSWFCAKVRTVFSLGPHPLQAPPELASEKVANGSSTPLCVPPSDENGSSSALNGHPQAPQLLQLRYFTHHSVKYFWDEAVQNFTSVKGLDDSATCASIHREHSTGLTKETQDYRKIFYGLNEIAVKVPSIFKLLIKEVLNPFYIFQLFSVILWCTDEYYYYAIAIVIMSLISIASSLYNIRKQYTMLHDMVAAHSVIRVSISRADHGVEEVLSTDLVPGDVIVVPLRGMIMPCDAVLLSGTCIVNESMLTGESVPVTKTNLPNPSKDCQALEDEVYDPDGHRRHTLFCGTTVIQTRFYTGELVKAVVVRTGFSTSKGQLVRSILYPKPTDFQLYREAYLFLLCLVGVAGIGFLYTIVISILHQVPAHIIIIESLDIITITVPPALPAALTAGIVYAQRRLKKVGIFCISPQRINICGQLNLVCFDKTGTLTEDGLDLWGIQRVESASFQLPEERACKESLVRSPFVACMATCHSLTKIEGVLSGDPLDLKMFEATGWVLEEATEEETALHNRIMPTVVRPAKQLLPDFNAGNNKEMELFQLSASYEIGIVRQFPFSSALQRMCVVARILGEKKMDAFMKGAPEVVAGLCKPATVPADFERVLEDYTRQGFRVIALAHRKLESKLTWHKVQNVARDAIETNLDFLGLIVMQNKLKPETPAVLRDLHKANVRTVMVTGDNMLTAISVARDCGMILPQDKVIVAEALPPKDGHPARIKWHHADALERAHDPTPTINSEDIPIKLAQQNDEDSPKTRFHFAMNGKSFAVIQEHFQDLVPKLVLHGTVFARMAPDQKTQLVEALQNVDYHVGMCGDGANDCGALKRAHGGISLSELEASVASPFTSRTASIACVPNLIREGRAALMTSFCVFKFMALYSIIQYLSVTLLYSVQSNLGDFQFLFIDLAIILVLVFTMSLNPAWKELVAQRPPSGLISGALLFSVLSQILICLGFQVLGFLWVKQQPWYETWSPSSDACNLSAASNASPPGNVSHHDEHNIRNYENTTLFFISIFQYLIVAVVFSKGRPFRQPCYRNYLFVVSVVALYAFALTLLLHPVAAIESFLELVCVPPAWRVTVLLLVLANAAVSMLVENFLLDMVLWKVLFSRDKPGEDRLASSSSSSSSSSSHPSQVGLDRCRGCALLGLLGLKKRPPKARYVHLAQELLVDPEWPPKGRTTTEAPGPSSCQNGSCQVIAMT
- the ATP13A3 gene encoding probable cation-transporting ATPase 13A3 isoform X2, which gives rise to MDNEENVLQEGEEEELKIYGYNFCRWKLVFVAGGVLCSGGLLLLLLYWMPEWRVKATCQRASLRHCQVVLLRTTDEFQSWFCAKVRTVFSLGPHPLQAPPELASEKVANGSSTPLCVPPSDENGSSSALNGHPQAPQLLQLRYFTHHSVKYFWDEAVQNFTSVKGLDDSATCASIHREHSTGLTKETQDYRKIFYGLNEIAVKVPSIFKLLIKEVLNPFYIFQLFSVILWCTDEYYYYAIAIVIMSLISIASSLYNIRKQYTMLHDMVAAHSVIRVSISRADHGVEEVLSTDLVPGDVIVVPLRGMIMPCDAVLLSGTCIVNESMLTGESVPVTKTNLPNPSKDCQALEDEVYDPDGHRRHTLFCGTTVIQTRFYTGELVKAVVVRTGFSTSKGQLVRSILYPKPTDFQLYREAYLFLLCLVGVAGIGFLYTIVISILHQVPAHIIIIESLDIITITVPPALPAALTAGIVYAQRRLKKVGIFCISPQRINICGQLNLVCFDKTGTLTEDGLDLWGIQRVESASFQLPEERACKESLVRSPFVACMATCHSLTKIEGVLSGDPLDLKMFEATGWVLEEATEEETALHNRIMPTVVRPAKQLLPDFNAGNNKEMELFQLSASYEIGIVRQFPFSSALQRMCVVARILGEKKMDAFMKGAPEVVAGLCKPATVPADFERVLEDYTRQGFRVIALAHRKLESKLTWHKVQNVARDAIETNLDFLGLIVMQNKLKPETPAVLRDLHKANVRTVMVTGDNMLTAISVARDCGMILPQDKVIVAEALPPKDGHPARIKWHHADALERAHDPTPTINSEDIPIKLAQQNDEDSPKTRFHFAMNGKSFAVIQEHFQDLVPKLVLHGTVFARMAPDQKTQLVEALQNVDYHVGMCGDGANDCGALKRAHGGISLSELEASVASPFTSRTASIACVPNLIREGRAALMTSFCVFKFMALYSIIQYLSVTLLYSVQSNLGDFQFLFIDLAIILVLVFTMSLNPAWKELVAQRPPSGLISGALLFSVLSQILICLGFQVLGFLWVKQQPWYETWSPSSDACNLSAASNASPPGNVSHHDEHNIRNYENTTLFFISIFQYLIVAVVFSKGRPFRQPCYRNYLFVVSVVALYAFALTLLLHPVAAIESFLELVCVPPAWRVTVLLLVLANAAVSMLVEVGLDRCRGCALLGLLGLKKRPPKARYVHLAQELLVDPEWPPKGRTTTEAPGPSSCQNGSCQVIAMT